The Cardiocondyla obscurior isolate alpha-2009 linkage group LG05, Cobs3.1, whole genome shotgun sequence genomic sequence ataaatgaaaatatgcgtgtaacgataaaaaaaaaaataaaaaaaagatatttataaaatttatataacatatatcatttaactatataaatataatatctcACCTTCTTTTTGAGGTGCTGCGGTGTATTGGTGTGGACGGCCCACTGCTGCCCTAAGTGAAATGCAAACTGATACAATCTGTTCACAAATGCCTGGCAACACGCATCACAAACAGTAGAATTAGTTGAAAAGAAGCAAAAGCTagtttatacaatataattaaaaatcttagttcttcttttaaaatttatttttatataaatatacgaaGAGTGAAAACTAAATATATGTAGAATACAATTGCAAGTactgttaataatttcttttacatatccgttaaaattttataaaaagtctCTAAAAATCATTTCGGTCTAAATGCGGAGGCTCGGACGCGAGGACTTTAAAGTACTGCCACAGAAGCAAGAAAGGAAGGATGATAAATAACGTAACCTAATCTAActggaaaatataaatgtaagtgAACCGGTAATACGCCGTCGGCCGTAAatcactcaattgtaattattacaaattattataattaactaatgtccccgaatgtaataacgcgcgcaaatTGGAATCTTCTAAAAAAACAGCGCGCGTatagtttcttctagtatatgtaaaacaaatttttttttttatttaatatttataaattaacagaattaaaatataataaatatatcaatcGATAAAAAGCACAAAAATATtactgtttaatattattttatattttaagtgaCAATGTAAATACATTGATATATACTTAGCTTTTGCATGCGTTAAATTTCTTGGTTATTCATTACTATCTcagattattaaatacaatttagaGATAATAATGATGAGTGACCAGAAACCTTAGcatttggtaaaaaaaaaaaaaactacgatAATTTGTcacgtttatattaattaaatatgtgactatcttttatatatataacgaaatataacaaaattccCATTCTACGTTCAgtgttgtaataaaatattataaaaatagaaatgtatacttacagattttttttcagtCCAATGATCCACTGTATCGTTTTGTTTTTGAGTTTGTGCAAGAACCTGCTCGAAATGAGCACATTCCTCGTGCCTTGTAATGCCATTCTCGCGATACCGATAAAGCTCCGAGAGCCGTAAGCgcaattctctttctctctcaagATTCGTTAGGAACTGTTCGTGCTCTTGGGCTGTGTAAAATTGTGCGAATACACGCATTCTGTCCCTAAATTCtctgtattaaataaaaaaaaaatgcttaatACATTGAACAAAGACAAACAgaagtaaaacaaaattaatttgtataaagcGTACTTTTCCTCTTTCGTCCACTTTTTCTTTACTCCTTTATCTTTTCTAGATGATGCAAAGAAAGCAGATACAAGTTGGTAATCTCTTACGACGCGTTTTCGTCTGGCTCGCTCTCTAAGATTACTGGTATACATATCAACTTGTGCTAGTTTAAGTGCTATATCAAGATCATCGTCTTCGGCAGGATTCAGGAACAATGAAGAGACAAGAGACTCTGCCTCGTGATTGTAATcctaaaaaagtattataattataaaaccgCATTTCTAAGGTAAGttagattaaaattcaaagaatGTCTAATTTTACCCTCTCAAAATCATCTCGTTGGGGCATGTACCCCAATTGCGCAGCTTCTTCTGGGGTAATGTCTAGTGGTGGTAATTTAGATGTGAGGTCAGGCGATAGAGGACCATGATCAGATTTTGTCTGATCTGTAATATTTGGTACGTAGCTATCTGTAGGTGGCCATGTGTGCTTTCCAATGTTACCATTGAGATACCTAGCTATATATTCTTCTTTCGCttctgtaatataaaaaaataataatatattgccGATAgctcaataataaaatagagttagctggttttatattttataattatttataaaataatatactgaAATCACCTTCTGGCGTACGTGTCTCAATGTGTTTACTTATATCCTCCCAGTTTCCAAAGCCAAATTGTTCAATAGCATCCAAAAGTCTCAGCTGCTCTCTAGCTGTCCAATTGCCACGGCCATTGAATATGCTAATTGTACCAGAGTCCTAAATTAACATATccaaaagtatattaatttgctGTTGCAGCacataatttgcaaattatctttgtttagaaataatacataCCATAAATTGATAGGcatgattatttttatgttgaCCTATTTCAGCACCAGCAGAAAAACACTGAAAGTACatgtattgtatataaatttttataaagttaaaagaTAACtgtttttgataaattttataacataattatataacataaaaaaaaaaactattaatattgCCAATTTGATAAATATGCTCTTGGTGTACTCTTTTTagtattacattattaatttttacaagtgTATGTTATATTGATTGTCAAACAATATTCTAAAAccttaattataaaagaaataatttatttaaataatttatattaccaTAAGATTACATCaaatttaagatatttaaatattcgccgATATGCTCGCGcgtgtattttaaattgctaCGTATTTATTCATAGATTTAGaagcagataaaaaaatcagtaaaaatcattaaaaaagaaataaagagtGAGGAACATGGAAAACGTAAAGGGAATGcaaacgcaattaaaaaaataacgtagaaaatatataataaaaagataaataatttaaataaataagagaaaaattaaacgaagaaGGAAACGTGACACGGAAGAGAAGAGAGCGAGAATGCTGAAAGGTTAGGGGGAAGGAGGCGGGAGGAAAGGGTGTCGCGTGATCGAAAATGGTTATTCGAACGGTCGACCCACCTGCAGGCAAAGGTCGAATTCTGGGCACTCGATGCACTTGACGCGCAGCCCTGCGATGTCCTCCTGGCAATAGGTACAATTGTACTTGGCGTACAGATCTGAAAAAGCAAGACGCATGAACATGACGTGCGAAAGGGACACGATCATAGGGCGTGGGCGCGGAAGCGCGCTCAACGCCAACAACGGTATACGCACCCGCCATGATTGCTCTGCTGGATCCTTCCAGAGAAGACTCGGGATGACGTCACCGCATACCATCGAGGCTCCCGGGTGAATTCCGCGGTATCACGAGATAATAAAACGCGACGTCGTCGCCACGATCGTCATCTCCCCGCACGCGTGAATTCGCGCGAAACCgcgattctctctttctctcacccCCTTGCAAAGCCTACCGTTCGCCCGTATGCAGCACTGCAGCGGCTTATTCAACAACCGTTGCAATATGACCGCCGATGGTGCTGCCGTTCTCTCTACCTCCGCTGTACCATAAATCTCTATATGACTTAGTTTCTATCGAGGGCTAAGGTTGGTACCTTCGTCAGCGACATCGTCGGACGTAGCGATTGGCTACGGgatagaaaatttatagacGGTGTCCATGGGTTTCGATCATGGATCTTACGTCCATGACTCCGTGCTATACACAATTATACGCAGACTCGATTTGGGCTCCATTGGGCTCTGCTCCGTGCTCCGTGCTCCGTCTCCGATAGTCTCCGATCACTCTTTGATGTAGACTTTTTAAACCGCGGAACGTTcgaggtaaaataaattaaaactgagTACATacgcatgtatgtacatacatacacgtaattatcaatataaaaaaacgattaaaaaaaatgtaacaagtACATACCATGTAAGTGCACAAAATGAGGTAGATTTCTTGACGATTTAACACGAAATTCGAGTATCTTTTCATCATGCAATTATTCCCATGTCTTTTCCAGATCGTCGTCGAACGTTTTCCCGTATATTTCATATTCGCAACGATGAAATAACGGTAACGATGATTAACAAAGAGGTTGCGTCATTCAATATAAtcaaggaaaaaattaatctttgcAAAATTTGACACGTTTATATACGTGCAATTCAGATGCAAAATGGTGAAAAAACTGCAGTGCCTCGCGTGTAAGAATAACAGATTTGTGGAAAAGTGGCGTTATTTgttaggaaaaaaataataaaacaaaatttgctGGGTGTCTAACAAGTGATAAGGAAAtagaatacatttaaaatgtcTCCCTGAGTGCATTTTGCATGCATATATTTTTGGTAATTCAGAGAATGATTGTTACtagcaattataattttcttttttacttttgacTTCAGAATTTTccttaatatattaaatttgagtTCACTTGGAGTTAACACTCGTATTTATCtgacttttttattaataaaatgttcttTCAATTCTGAAACAATACcagatttaaatttactcatgtaatatattttttttactttactgGTAATTATACTTTAACGCTTCTGGCtcctaaaatttaattaattttctgtgtCACTTAAAATCTAAagtttcataacttttattaacttttctttcagttggtataatttaacaaaatgaaTACAACGAAGTAATATACGGTGTTTTTCGATACATCAATGCAGTAGAGACAATTGTGATtgtgtttaaataatatatttttcaacacgatttacatttattactgAATTGTAGGAGAAATGGTTATCAAGAACAAATCTAGTCGTATGGtgagtaattatttttcgaaagcACCTACAGCTAGATGTTTGAAAAGttaatcaatataatttataaataactatGGGAATCCATGTAgagtatatttaataatgtatcggaaaaatatcaagttattcatctttattaaattctaaatagTATGTTGTGAAAATGAAAGAGACTCGAGAGTGGCAATCAATACCCGGTACCATCACAtgtaaagtttataaaaatttataacacgTAAACTTTACATCGCTGTATTTTCTCTTGTAGAATATAtcgagaaattataaaaacatttttttatatgaacaaaaattaaaacttttttttaagtctactcggaatttaattaattcactcTCGCTACGCGTAAGTTTGATAACCCTTGACGGGATTGTGCCTCTTAATTACGcactgttttatatttatgtcttaatttttcaaattatagaCAACTGAGCGCAGCTGGATAGAGGCAACATTTCAAAAAAGAGAATgtgcaaaatttattccaaGCATCGAAGACGAGCACAGGtaggaaattttaatatgaaatacaATAAAAGTATATCCTGTATTTACAGAGTGTCCGAAACAAAGCGTCGCTCCTCAAAAATTACGGATGGACAAAAATTCAAGACAAAAAGTCTTGTATTACACATgacgtattttataattatagatGTTGCTGTGGTTATTCGTATACCCATCATTGTGGAACTGGGGCGGACGTTCAAAGTTACAATTTAGGCGAAAATAAGGAGAAGGAACGCGAACAATGGTCTCCAGTAAAAAATACTCGTTCTTTTCCCACCGATGCATATGGCACCATAGAGTTCCAAGGTGGTCCGCATCCTACAAAAGCACAAGTATATATTTGatgttttaatattgttttatcgtACATTGTTAAAgtaattctttattatacggattcttaataattcattaaagACTCCCGATATTaggaaaaatgagaaaaagtgTAATTAGGCTGTAAAAGTCAAATGCATTTAActctcaatttaatttattgttatatttatgaataaaaaaagtattatttattatgtattgtCTACAGTATGTCCGATTGGCTCATGATACACGACCAGAACCGATTGTACAACTCCTTTGCCGAGAATGGAATTTAGGATTgcctaaattattaattacggtcCATGGTGGTCGATCTAATTTTGAGCTTCAGCCAAGTTTAAAGAAAGTTTTACGCAAAGGTTTATTGAAAGCTGCTAAAACGACAGGAGCCTGGATATTCACGGGGGGAACGAACACAGGtaataaaatgtgaaaaaagcatactttataatttattttctgtacattgtatcgataaaattctaaaatgttaataacatACTAGTCACTATAGATTTTCAT encodes the following:
- the Ada2b gene encoding transcriptional adapter 2B isoform X1; translated protein: MADLYAKYNCTYCQEDIAGLRVKCIECPEFDLCLQCFSAGAEIGQHKNNHAYQFMDSGTISIFNGRGNWTAREQLRLLDAIEQFGFGNWEDISKHIETRTPEEAKEEYIARYLNGNIGKHTWPPTDSYVPNITDQTKSDHGPLSPDLTSKLPPLDITPEEAAQLGYMPQRDDFERDYNHEAESLVSSLFLNPAEDDDLDIALKLAQVDMYTSNLRERARRKRVVRDYQLVSAFFASSRKDKGVKKKWTKEEKEFRDRMRVFAQFYTAQEHEQFLTNLERERELRLRLSELYRYRENGITRHEECAHFEQVLAQTQKQNDTVDHWTEKKSGSSGPSTPIHRSTSKRREEEKSYSSIDRKYTIKQDLASSTVSQTSHNRTTTPANQWAESDSNPSTSNQSTSSPNSLQEKGYSGGNTSISERDMELEAASHLLTKQEKSLCIQLDLKPTQYLTQKTLLLQEYLNGNRRSSIIPQSEPESKILHYLVANGWITAN
- the Ada2b gene encoding transcriptional adapter 2B isoform X2, which codes for MADLYAKYNCTYCQEDIAGLRVKCIECPEFDLCLQCFSAGAEIGQHKNNHAYQFMDSGTISIFNGRGNWTAREQLRLLDAIEQFGFGNWEDISKHIETRTPEEAKEEYIARYLNGNIGKHTWPPTDSYVPNITDQTKSDHGPLSPDLTSKLPPLDITPEEAAQLGYMPQRDDFERDYNHEAESLVSSLFLNPAEDDDLDIALKLAQVDMYTSNLRERARRKRVVRDYQLVSAFFASSRKDKGVKKKWTKEEKEFRDRMRVFAQFYTAQEHEQFLTNLERERELRLRLSELYRYRENGITRHEECAHFEQVLAQTQKQNDTVDHWTEKKSAFVNRLYQFAFHLGQQWAVHTNTPQHLKKKRRRKKLLFHRPKIHYKARLSQFHSQSNQSQSDDDSSQSMGGVG